Proteins encoded within one genomic window of Paramisgurnus dabryanus chromosome 11, PD_genome_1.1, whole genome shotgun sequence:
- the LOC135730081 gene encoding protein FAM107B isoform X1, giving the protein MRSATAQTLIKPTEQELKNALSNSAFSGHNHVSDSTRPEQSRTKPSEDTCNSVSLHHHGHNRENADNADVVDGPWNLHNPVKASRSHQELHKELLLAHKNGLVVCCKPELQMVLERRKREQSQKEEGEQNRSPLEQVLLKRQQKHQEMMKEKEEEQKLHEEVQLLEFVRVRQNLKKVHSALHRNIHS; this is encoded by the exons ATGAGATCAGCCACGGCACAAACACTGATAAAACCAACCGAACAAGAGCTGAAAAATGCCTTATCCAATAGTGCCTTCAGTGGCCACAACCACGTCTCCGACTCAACCAGACCAGAACAGTCTAGAACGAAACCATCCGAAGACACATGCAATAGTGTTTCTTTGCATCATCATGGCCATAATCGAG AAAATGCAGATAACGCAGATGTTGTCGATGGCCCCTGGAACCTCCACAACCCAGTGAAAGCTTCAAGGAGCCACCAAGAACTTCACAAAGAGCTGCTGCTGGCACACAAAAA TGGGTTGGTGGTGTGCTGTAAACCGGAGCTTCAGATGGTTCTGGaaaggagaaagagagagcagaGCCAAAAGGAGGAGGGAGAGCAAAACAGGAGCCCGCTGGAGCAAGTCCTCCTCAAACGCCAGCAGAAACATCAGGAGATGATG AAGGAGAAGGAGGAGGAGCAGAAGTTACATGAGGAGGTTCAGCTCTTGGAGTTTGTACGAGTAAGACAGAACCTGAAGAAAGTTCATTCTGCTCTACACAGGAACATTCACTCCTGA
- the LOC135730081 gene encoding protein FAM107B isoform X2 has protein sequence MRSATAQTLIKPTEQELKNALSNSAFSGHNHVSDSTRPEQSRTKPSEDTCNSVSLHHHGHNRDNADVVDGPWNLHNPVKASRSHQELHKELLLAHKNGLVVCCKPELQMVLERRKREQSQKEEGEQNRSPLEQVLLKRQQKHQEMMKEKEEEQKLHEEVQLLEFVRVRQNLKKVHSALHRNIHS, from the exons ATGAGATCAGCCACGGCACAAACACTGATAAAACCAACCGAACAAGAGCTGAAAAATGCCTTATCCAATAGTGCCTTCAGTGGCCACAACCACGTCTCCGACTCAACCAGACCAGAACAGTCTAGAACGAAACCATCCGAAGACACATGCAATAGTGTTTCTTTGCATCATCATGGCCATAATCGAG ATAACGCAGATGTTGTCGATGGCCCCTGGAACCTCCACAACCCAGTGAAAGCTTCAAGGAGCCACCAAGAACTTCACAAAGAGCTGCTGCTGGCACACAAAAA TGGGTTGGTGGTGTGCTGTAAACCGGAGCTTCAGATGGTTCTGGaaaggagaaagagagagcagaGCCAAAAGGAGGAGGGAGAGCAAAACAGGAGCCCGCTGGAGCAAGTCCTCCTCAAACGCCAGCAGAAACATCAGGAGATGATG AAGGAGAAGGAGGAGGAGCAGAAGTTACATGAGGAGGTTCAGCTCTTGGAGTTTGTACGAGTAAGACAGAACCTGAAGAAAGTTCATTCTGCTCTACACAGGAACATTCACTCCTGA